In Desulfuromonadaceae bacterium, one DNA window encodes the following:
- a CDS encoding MoxR family ATPase has protein sequence MAQQEREAILRLFDTLDREHLAGKHEALQLAIITLLCGGHLLLEDRPGLGKTTLALALARATGLLFGRVQCTSDLLPSDITGLSILDRAANDFRFIPGPIFCNILLVDELNRAMPRTQSALLEAMEERCVTVEGVTHRLPEPFMVIATQNPGEQVGTFPLPESQLDRFLITTGIGYPAAEIERQIIAGGGIGDELKHIEPLLTQEELLSSRKAAQKEVHLAAAMIDYIHRIAVATRNAPMVSAGISPRGAIALAQSARACAWLQGRDHVIPEDVQAMLLPVGAHRLILRPEHEGLNKREVLSSLVRTL, from the coding sequence ATGGCACAACAGGAACGGGAAGCGATCCTCCGCTTGTTTGACACCCTCGACCGCGAGCACCTGGCCGGCAAGCACGAAGCTTTGCAGTTGGCGATCATCACTCTCCTTTGCGGCGGTCACCTCCTTTTGGAAGATCGTCCCGGACTCGGCAAGACCACCCTGGCCCTGGCTTTGGCCCGCGCCACTGGCCTCCTCTTTGGCCGGGTGCAGTGTACCAGTGATCTCCTCCCCTCCGATATTACCGGATTGTCGATCCTTGATCGCGCCGCCAACGATTTTCGTTTCATCCCCGGCCCGATCTTTTGCAACATCCTTTTGGTCGACGAACTTAATCGTGCCATGCCCCGCACCCAAAGCGCCCTTTTGGAAGCAATGGAGGAGCGCTGCGTGACGGTCGAAGGGGTGACGCACCGTCTCCCCGAGCCGTTCATGGTCATTGCCACCCAGAATCCCGGCGAGCAGGTCGGCACCTTTCCTCTCCCCGAGTCACAGCTCGACCGCTTCCTGATCACCACCGGCATCGGTTACCCTGCCGCCGAGATCGAGCGCCAGATCATCGCCGGCGGCGGTATCGGCGATGAGCTGAAACATATCGAACCCCTGCTAACGCAGGAGGAGCTTCTGTCCAGTCGTAAAGCGGCGCAGAAGGAGGTGCATCTGGCGGCGGCGATGATCGATTATATCCATCGCATTGCTGTTGCTACCCGCAATGCCCCGATGGTCAGCGCCGGCATCTCGCCGCGCGGCGCCATTGCCCTTGCCCAGAGCGCCCGCGCTTGCGCTTGGCTGCAGGGGCGCGATCATGTCATCCCCGAGGATGTCCAAGCGATGCTGCTGCCGGTTGGCGCCCATCGGCTGATCCTGCGCCCCGAACATGAGGGGCTCAACAAACGCGAGGTGCTGTCATCGCTCGTCCGCACACT